The nucleotide window TGTCGTTCTTCTTCACGAACCCGAGCTTCTCGGTGTAGAAAGCCAACGCCTTCGCCTGATCGTCGACGAAGACGGAGGTGATGTAAATCTTCATGGGTCCTCACTTGATCATCGGTGATCTTGGTCCGTCGGCCGTACGAGCCAGCCGTCGACCGCTCGATGCAACGGCTCAAGATCAAGATCGTGGAATTTGTAGCGGCCCTCGCGGCGGGTGTGCAGCAGTCCGGCTCCTTCGAGCACGTCCAGGTGTTGCGACACCGCCTGCCGGCTGAGGTTGACCTGATGCCGCATCGTCAGCCGGCTGCACAACTCGAACAGCGTCTGACCGTCCCGCTCGCACAGCTCGTCGATGATCAACCGACGCACCGGTGCGGACAAGGCATGAAAGACGTTATCCATCACCCAGCACAATAGGCAAGTCGCTGCTTGCCTGTCAATCGCTGGCGCCGGTGCCTTCAAGATCGCGGATAGGCGACGAATGCCAGCATTTCGCTGTCCGGGGCCCAACTGTTGACGTTCAGCGTGCCCTGCCCGCCGAACACCGGGTAGCGCTGCCGTACGGTGCCCCAGTCGCTGGTCGAGACCACCCGGACCTCGACGTCGAGATCGGCCGGATGGCCGATCGTGCCCG belongs to Microlunatus elymi and includes:
- a CDS encoding ArsR/SmtB family transcription factor; its protein translation is MDNVFHALSAPVRRLIIDELCERDGQTLFELCSRLTMRHQVNLSRQAVSQHLDVLEGAGLLHTRREGRYKFHDLDLEPLHRAVDGWLVRPTDQDHR